gttttgcctaagtcgtgcaacaCCCTTGcacgtccgtctgcaaaggtcagcctccccgaaacctcccatagtccattaggacctacaaaaaagaaattgggttagagaaagcacctcattcgggatccacaagcaaacatttccgaaaatacttcatagacaatgtaaattacagacagtatttacaagctctgaacggttgcacaacaaatagTCAAAATAgttcactacagaccgaatatctttcgtaagtgtccacatgacacaacctttatttataagtctAAGaaagccaccaaacccaactaaaatgaggctgttaagccttctaccatccctctacatgctgtgaaaaaaccaaaagacacatacatacataagtattaattaaacatcatgtttaaaactttgTTTGTGATAGCGCGGTGCCATtccgagctttccggaatggctgAGCCATGATGATGTTGTTCGTATGGAGGGGGCGATAAGCGGATGCATGCTATGTGTGTGTTGTATGTCACATCGTACTTGAGATTCCACATCTGTATTGTTATGTTCGCCAAGATCCACGTGGACGATGCCAAAATATACTATATCAATATCAAACCCTTCGTATGAAAGTAACTTTGAATCGACTTTaaattacatttttattttgtctGACACGTCAGCATATGATTTTTAGACAACTTAAGATTCCATCATGACATCAAATGTTGGAACCACGCCATCGAGTTCCGATGCGTCGCAGGAGGAACCCAATCGAGGCGCGACCCACATGATCGCTGACACCTCATCACGTGCCCCCCTCCGGTCCCATCGTAAAGAACGGCACTGGGTTAACGTGGTCCAATTATTAATAGCGATACGACGTATTAGTCGGACTTAAGCTACTACGACTTCGGTGCTCTTGCTTTGCAGTGGTAATAACATCAAGTCTCATCGGGATCGTTAATTCCAGGAATGATCGAATGCACGATTGTCGAAGCGGGATAACATTTCAACGACAAAGACATCACGACGTGCCACGTTTAGGGAAGAAGGAATCCAACGGTAGACTCGCTCTTCCTCCCGAACCTTTTTACCAACGAGGCGGATGACGTGGATATTATTATGGGATGAGCAGATGAAACTGGGAATTActgagaaataaaaaagaaattagaGAAAAAGGAAATTACAAGAGGGGAGAAGGAGGGGGGGGGCAGAGGAATCCGGCTGTAAACTTGGACGCCACCGCACGAGTGGCAGCCACGAACACCGTGGATCGATTCCTTAGGAGGGTTGAATTGAACTCTTAATAACCCATTTTCCTTAATTCTTATACCATTACCCTTAAATCAGCCATTAATCGGACGGATTAACGGAACGGAACGGAAACCGCCCTTTAATCATTACGTCTAAGCCACTTTGTCCTGAGAAAATTGTTGAAATCTCATTACTACCCTCCGCACATTGCTAGTTTTCCGTTATTTGGTGGGAGACGAGAGGACAGAACGGTCAGTTAACGGACTAAAACAGAATCTGAAGCTTCGTGGTCAGAAGACGAGTGAGGGCATAGGTGTCAATAAGTATGACTAACCGGCGGGTAAATACGACGATGTGCTTCTCTCTTTCACGCCCGTTTCAGTAGTCCGACGGTCACCCTCAAATAAACCGTACCCCGCTCCACCTTTTCTCCCTGGCTTCGTCTCCCCTTTTGGTTTCCGATcccctctctcgctcgctcgctctcataAACCCTGATTCGGAGCGATGGAGACACCTGAGTACTTCCACGGCGGCTTCTACCGCGGCGGGAACCCGCAGTGCGGGCCGGAGAAAAAGGCCGGCGGCTGTGGGGGAGGTGGGGAGGACCAGTTCTCCCTGGAGGACCTGCTCGACTTCTCcaacgaggaggaggacgagacgGGAGGTACGCTCGCCGCCGCCGGGAACTCGACCGACTCCTCCACCGTGACCGCCGTGGATAGCTGCAGCAACTCCTTCTCCGGCCTCGAGCCGCATTTCTCCAACGACCTCGTCTGCCGGAGCCTCGCCGATGCCAGCCGTTCCGGCGACCTATGCGAGCCGGTAATCCCACATCTCCTTCCCTCGACGAAGACTACCATAAAATTCATCGGGGTTCCGTCATTTGCATTCCCCGTTAATTACTCCCGAATTTTTTCAGGCCCAAGAATAGAGGATAATTTTATGAACTGCATTTTCTAATATAATCACCATTTTCTCCGAATTAGAGTTGCGTTTGGTCTCCTACTGGTTCGTCTTTTTTGGGgacaggaagaaggaagaaagcgAGATGAAACGTCCTCACAGTATATTAGTAGTTACACTTGAGAACACAAATCTGTACCGGAAATGGAAAATTGTGTGGAAGACAGAGGCTTGTCGAAAGAATCGATTTTTAATGTTTTTGTTCGGCATTTTTGGATGCAGCAGTACGAAGAGCTGGCAGAGTTGGAATGGCTTtctaattttgtggaggaatcctTCTCCAGCGAAGACCTCCACAAGCTTCACCCCATCTCCGGCGTTAGTTCCACCACCACCGGCTCCTCCTCTACGACCACCGCAGCGGCAGCTACCCGAGCTGAGGTCTCCGCTCACACCCAGGTCGCCGCCGGTGGCCGCGTCAACCACGTGGCCCCCTTCCGTCCCGAGGCGATCGTCCCCGGCAAGGCGCGGAGCAAGCGCTCCCGCGCCGCACCCTGCAGCTGGTCCTCCCGGCTGCTTGTGCTCTCCCCATCCCTGGCGACCGCCTCGTCGCCGGAGTCGGAGCTCATCGTGCCCGCCAGCGCCGCCGCGGCCTCCGCTGGCGGCGGAGGAGGAAAGAAGGCGGTGAAGCCGGCGTCGAAGAAGAAGGACCTGACGGCAGGCACCGCCGTAGCGGCGGGGGACGGGCGCAAGTGCCTGCACTGCCAGACCGACAAGACGCCGCAGTGGCGGACGGGACCATTGGGCCCCAAGACGCTGTGCAACGCCTGCGGCGTCCGCTATAAGTCCGGCCGCCTCGTACCGGAGTACCGCCCGGCCGCCAGCCCCACCTTCGTGGTCTCCAAACACTCCAACTCCCACCGGAAGGTGCTCGAGCTCCGCCGCCAGAAAGAGCTCCAGCAGCAACAACTCTTCCACGCCGGCGGCGTCGCCTCCTTCTACGACGGACCCATGCcggtggccgccgccgccgccgacgacgacgacgacttctTGATCCACGGCCCCGACTTCCGGCATCTCATCTAATGGTGTAATCTTAGGAGGGACCGATCGCGTCGAGGGGCCAAACAACAAAAAAAGCTCTCGCAGCTCTCGTAGAAATTAATTTAGAAGGATTTAGGCTATTTTTCATGCTTTTTCCTCTTTAGCATCTCTTCAATGTCCTCCATTTTTTCCTAATCAGCTCCTTTTACTAGAAATTAATCTTAGGACAAATTGAGTTGTAGCTCGAACATTTCTTCATTCCACacaaaaagaaatcaagaaatgaGACAACTTGCAAGTCTTTCACTTCAACCCTCTTGCTCTGTGTTGTCTATTCCCACTCACGGCATCTCACAcatgtatcttcttcttcttctttctaaaTGCAGGTCAAGTAGCTGGTGATGGCGGAGTGCCTTCTCTATAGATAACATGGGAATGTGTTCCCGCAAAGCTTTCGGAACGTGAACGTTAAGAACAAAGGGTCACCTCTTTCGAATGGCAGTAAAGCTCTACGGGGTGCGGTCACCTCGGGATCGTGCATCGGTGAAGAAGGTACGTGTACCAATGACTACATTGGTAGGAGCGTCCTCTCGGGATCCCAGACACTGCCGCTGATCCTAAAGAGTGGCATTGGATGCATAAAGTCGAACATCGACAACGAGGATTAATCCATCCGTGGTGGGGCAGAGGGAAAGGCTATGTAACAGTGGTCACATGGCTGTCCACCATTATTCGTTGCGGGAATAACGTGGTACCCTTTTACTGTTCCGACCACGACGAGCAGTGCCGGTCACGTCTCCGAGCACGTGCTGGCACGTGGGATACAAGTACACGTCGTTGTCGGTGGGTGACTTGGCACTGCTTCGACTCCTTTGCATGTGGAGAATGCCGTCATGTCTGGAAAGAGGTTCTTAGGCTGACGTCTTATTCACGtcgataatttaattttaaaaatgataaataattctGATTCAAgaacattatttttttattcgattaataagtttgaatcaaatttaactaatttaatttaaattatattaatttgacTAAATTCAACTTTTAATTCAATCCAAAtatcttattttataaataaCATGACATCCAATCGGATCAAGATTTTGATTTGATTCAATTCAATTGAACCAATTCatttaatacatatatatatttaaattatttaagattATAAATTGATTAATCAGTTAATCAAATCAGATTAATCGATTTTAAATAAATCCGATTAAATAGATTTGAATTCATACTATCTTAttttaactgaaccaaatcgaaaaaataattcaaatcaaaataataaatatccCTACACTTTTCCCTTTATGAATATTTGTGTACAGCCTCTAACAATAACCTCAATTTGATTGCACAAAATTTAGGAGAGTAAGGAGAAGCACCAAAGGAATCAACTTAGGAACCAAACAGCACTTCAAAGTTGGTTTTGATAGAGTTTGATGTCTATGCAATTAACCTACTAAAAAATCTTTTAAGCACATTACATCCTCTCTAACACCATTTGTCATGACTTACTTAACCCGATAATATAATCTACTCTCATCAACTTGATGAATCTGTCTCTCTAATCTCATATTTGACATTAGTCTAAACTTACTCATACAAAACTCATTTATAGGAGAAGATCTATGTAGCTACCAGACAGTTTGAATATGATGATCTATTGTTGTATTTGGTAGCAAAACTAAGATGGATTAATACCGATCCAGAATCAAGACATGTCATAATTAAGATTTTGGGTTACGAGACATTATTCTAACATTTATTCTCAAAGTAATCAACTAATTTCATTTATCATTTcaaagttttttttaaaaaaaaatatttaaatatttaaattcctTTATATATCCCCAAAATGTCTACTAATAATAAGAAAAAGTATTACAATTTTCGAAAAATAATATCCCTAATACATTAGTcatagcttatatatatatatatatatatatatatatatatatatatatatatatatatatatatatatatatatatatgattttacctAAAATCAAACAAGAAAATGCCAGAGGGAGAGAGAACTAACCTCGTGAAGAATAAGTAGCAAAAGAAAAACATATAttgcggtgagcgtggatcgaacacgcgaccttcagatcttcagtctgacgctctcccaactgagctatccccgcaaTTTGCTTTGTTTCAACATGAGATTAAAGTAAGCATTAGAATAGCCATAGAACACATCAACAATCAATAGGGAAGACAACACAAGTCTATGGAATCAAGGCAAAGTGCAGAAGAAGAACATGACCAAATGATGCATCCAGGACAAGCAATGTGCACGCCTGTCAGAAATCTGGATCGAGTTTTCTTTCCCTTTATTGGATCCTAATGTGCAAGCATTCAGATTTTGCATCTTGAAAGGCAGTAAAGAACCTCCTCCAGTACATCAGCACCGCCCATCTTACACCAACCAGTGGAGTGGCTTTAGCTTTTCAGTTCATCTGCATGCAATGGAAAAAGGACACTGCTAAGGACTTGAATCAGATACAGAACAGAGTTAACTGTTGCTTTGAGTAGCTTCAATAGATTCATTTTCTTGTCTATACACTTAAATGAAACCATCCTTCAACAAAATACCATTTTATGTGTGCATGAAACCAAATACCAAAGTAAATGTCCATCGTGCATGCGACATGCAAATTCCTAACCCAGCATTAGAGACTCTAAGATTGTTGAACACCCTCATTTTGTCTATCAGATCCAATGGTAATGACTAATCTGGTGATCTTGTTTGGCAACAGCTTCTAAGGCGATCGATCCATGGATCATTATTACGATTACTATTCAGAGAAGGGCTTTTGTTGGGTATGCTGTCTAAATTCTATTTGTACAAAGTTCCGCAAGCAAGATAGGCTAAAAGCAAAGCAGAAAAGGAAAAGAGCGGAGCTCTCGAGAACTCCTCACCTCTGCCAGCAGTCCAGATCGATTCTGGAACATATGCCATCATCGGTACGCCCCACCGCTCACCTTTCGCTTTCCCTTTCCCTTCGcccctttttcttttatttactcCCTCCGTCTCCCTCGTATGGCTTCCTCTCCTCTAAAAGCCATGCTCCCTCCGCCGGAGTTCCGAGCCCCGCCGCCGTCTCCGGTAGCCGGTGTGCATCCTCATGGCCTGGACTCCCCAGACGGCGACGACGAGTTCGCCGGGTTCTTGAGCCACTCCCTCCGAGTACCCAAACTCAACCTGCCGCATCGCATCTTCCCCCAGGAAGCAACGGCGTGGAACCCCCCGGCGATCGACTTCCGGCCGTTGATCTCGCCGGGGGACGCCGAATCGGGCGCCGCCGATCTTGTCAAGTCCGCGGCAGCAGCATTCGGGTGCTTTCAACTCGTGAACCATGGGATCTCAGCGGGCCTCGTCGCGGCGGTCGGAGCCGCGGCGTGCCCCGCGTTCGGAATCCCGCTCGAATCGAGGACAAAGGCAGCGAGATCCCCGGAGAGGCGGTGGGGATTCGAAGtggaagaggaaggggaaggcGAGGAGTTCTTGTGGTGGTGTAGGAGCGGGATGGGAGATCGAAGAGAGTTGGCGGCGATTTGGCCACGGAGTTATAAGGATTTCAGGTAAATAAATAACACGTCCGACTTCCCGCCTTTCGACGCGCTTATTTTGATCTACATCGGACGGTCATGCGAGGAACGTCAATGCATCTCTATGCAGCGATAAAGTGGAGGGCTTGTGGTGCGAGATCCAGAAGATTGCAAGCAGAGTCGAAGAGGTTTTGTTGGGTAAGAAGGCGGGAAGAGAGGAGGAAGCAGCAGATGGCTCTTTGCTTTGCCTCCACAAGCATGCACCTAATGGAAGTCATAATGGTGGGATAAAGCATGAACTGCTAAGGATGCTGGTGAGGAGTTGGAGCTGCTCTTGTGATTTGAGCCTGCATCTCCCAGGTGGCGCTTCGGAGTTCCATATCTACTCCAAGCGAGGTTGGTACCGGTTTTGTCCGGAGAATGCAGCCGTCGTCGTCACCGTTGGCGATCAAATCCAGGTGATCATTTAAGGTGATATCTGTTTGTTCATATTTCTTGAACGGAATCTGAATCAGACTGATCCTGCGAACATCTGGAGACGGCGGCATCATGCACTTCCGGCTGTGTGCTGAACTCGAATTTTTTGCATCAGGCATGCAGCGGTGGGTTCTACAAGCATGTCATCGGGAAGCCAGTTCTGAAGAAAGGAGACCCCCAGGATTCCATCTCCATGGCATTCCACCACACCACGCATCAAGCCATCGTCCACGGCATCTCCCGACCGAATCTACACTCggaaaaggaaaagaccatctctcTCGCTGAGCAAATCATGGTGGCAGCGTGCCTGGCAATTGCCTACCACATAATAGCCTTCTTCTTCTGTCGTAGTTGAATGATGCGGCGTTATGTTATGGGAGATGTTTGGCGTTCCTATCTCTAGTGTGTACGCAATTACAGAATGGTGAGTGCATTTGATCTTTTCTTTTACTGTAATAAAGGTTACTACTACAAATACAGTTTTCATTGAGAACAAAGCTTAACTATTGCACGACTCTGGAACTTGCTCAGGATTAACAGTGAATATCCTTGGATACGATCCACGTTAATACAACTAACACTTGTAAACGACAACCCATCAAGTGTATTTATTTagcatttcttttcttcttcaattgatCTACTTATTTAGCATTTCATTTCCATAATTACGGAATGCATATTAAGACCCTTCTGTTGCTATTTTCACGAAGAATCAAATGGAACCTTCAGCAGTTCCTACCTGCTTTAAGTCCGTTCTACTGTCTCAGGACATATCAAAAACCTCGTTTTGTAAACGTTATGCCGAGAGCCTGAATGGGCCCAAAGTACTAGCAAGCATAAATAAAGCGACATATGTGATGTGTCGAATCGTTTCAGTTACTGGGACTGAAATCAATAGAACAAAAAGATATAGTGGAAGATACTTATACCTTAAAGTTGCAGCTAAATCTGGGGGTGGCCAAATGCATTGCTGTCCTAGAACCACGCAATCATGACCGAGGCAGGCTGGTCCAGTTATTCTCACGAGCGTGGAACCTGAGATTAGATTTGTTTGGTAAACAGAATGTAGATAAACGACTCTGTCATTATCATATCCATTTGGGAACCAAATATTTTAACAGCCTACCGAAATTTGAACATACATCACATTTAACTGCTACATGTAATGGGAGATAAAAAGAGATATAATGAAACCAACTTGGTTCGTGAATGCAGCACAAACACAAACACATGCAAACTGTCATAATTAGTGGGATGCCTTCTGTATATAGAAGAAAGCAAAAACAAAGAAATGGAAAAGGAAAACTACATCAATGAAGCAGCATAAACATTTTGTGAAGTGAACAACTTTTGACTGTGATTCTCAAACACACACTCAAAGTAAAACAAGAGAAAAATATGACAAAAAGACCAATACATGATGAAATTCCAGTAGTTTATATGGAGAATGGCTAATAGCTGTAAGGCATAAATCGTGATACACTCAGAATGACATGAATATTATATACATACAATTAATCTTTCCACCAACAAAGAGAAATGGGATGTCAACATCTGGAATACAGATTTTGCAAACAACTAAAATTTTATAGTGTCAGCCAATGCAAAAGGTTCAATTGCAAGCAGTAGAGCCACGATAAAATTACTCAATTGCAACCTAAGTGGACAGGATTGAAGTTATGAAAATAGTCTCTCTGCTTGCATGATTAAATATATCAAGTCTCCTGAGTCAGGTATTGGAGCCTTGTGCATATATCCACTTAATTTGTTCAAGAATTTTGACCATACTAATTTACAatgggaacaaaaaaaaaaacactagatAGATCCTCTTGTGTATCATGTCTTTTGCAAATGGTGAACCATTTGTTTTACGCCAGTATACACAGCATACACCAGTATAGATGGTAAGAGATCAAAGGACTCTAAAAAGAAGATATGGGTTTACGATTCAAGAGTTAAAGAACTAACAAATGAAGAAAACTATCATCGAAAAGGAAATTAATCTGCTTTAGAGTTAAAAAAAGGATACATCAAAAGATCAGAGGTTTAGCTATTTGTCTATCCCAAACAAACGGCAAGCAGTCACCTAGACATTACCCAAATAAGTCAGCACGAGTGGGGATTACAGGAACAAGATAGTTCCCAAATGGTGAATCAAAACTTCTATAATTTCCAAGGCATCCTTCTTGTTGTGCCTGTGTAACTGCAAATTTCTTGGCCTGCTGAATTTGCAATTGAACTCTGGCTGGTGCTGTTGGGATCTGTatctaattaaaaattatatattaacgaACAGAAGAAGGAAAGAGGAAAATAAAACTGAAAAAAGAAGCACAAGGTGCAAAAACACACAGGGGAACCAGTTGAAGAAGCTGCAGCATTATCTTTTACAGCAAGTGATGGCACATTCCTGcacaagaaaaaaagaatagaaatgaAAATGACCGAGAAGGCAAGCAGagacaaacaaaaatatgcagttTACACTGGAAATGTGTTTTGAAACAGGCCTATGCTTGTGTCTTTGTTAATGTCTTAACACTAACGAAATCCCATTGCCcagagatgaaaaaaaaaaaaggactagaACCAATCAATTTTAGGATTAAATAGCCTTGAATACAGTTGATATGTTGCAGCTGTAATAGGAAAATAGAAAACATAGAGGTAGATGGCTCAAGATCATAGTAGTTCAAGATCCAATTGGATTGATCATTTAAAATATAGCAGATTGATAGGttatagcaagttttttttttttttggcaaatggTAAGTGGTGAAGGTGGGTTTTGATCTTAGAGACTGATAATGACAAAATCTTTACCGACCAAGCTAACTAGCAACTTCAAAAAAACATGTAGCAAGGATTAGAAAGATAATGAAGGTAGCAGAACCAGAGAAGAGCAAAAATAAtacataaaaaaggggaaaacaAATGACTAGAAGGAATCCAATGTCAGCAAAAAAAAGCAACATTCTCAAAATCCACCTACAATCTAGGTTTGAGACAACCAACCCCTATCACTACTCAAATAAATAATCTCAAAACCTTGGAAACTCACAAAGTAAATTTAAACAAGACAATTGACTATCCATTTAATGGAAAAGAAACTATAGGTAAAATGAATCCAATACTGTACAACAGCATGTTAGAATTAATGTGAAAGATCCTCCAGAGAATAGAAAAACAGTAAACCAGATAATAATGCACAACACTAAAACATAAGCCTAGATTAGAACAGGCCAAGTTTACGGTAATAAATGGGTTTACTTACTGGCAATTTTAAAGTAAATAGTGCTCGGAAGAAAGTTAGCAGTTGTCCGGGTTAAATATTGTTCTTGGTTCTCCCTTAATCTTTATGCAAACTGCCAAATTATGGTCTACAATATACACCCATAAGAAATTAAGAAGACCAAGCTCATAAAAAACATACACCAGAAACACTGTTTGCAAACGTAGAGGATTAATATTCAGCTACAACATTTCGATTTTATCATCTTCTAATATGGATCATTTAAGGTTATTCTGGAACAGCAGCATAATTTTTGGATGA
This DNA window, taken from Musa acuminata AAA Group cultivar baxijiao chromosome BXJ3-7, Cavendish_Baxijiao_AAA, whole genome shotgun sequence, encodes the following:
- the LOC135642744 gene encoding GATA transcription factor 12-like isoform X1, which encodes METPEYFHGGFYRGGNPQCGPEKKAGGCGGGGEDQFSLEDLLDFSNEEEDETGGTLAAAGNSTDSSTVTAVDSCSNSFSGLEPHFSNDLVCRSLADASRSGDLCEPQYEELAELEWLSNFVEESFSSEDLHKLHPISGVSSTTTGSSSTTTAAAATRAEVSAHTQVAAGGRVNHVAPFRPEAIVPGKARSKRSRAAPCSWSSRLLVLSPSLATASSPESELIVPASAAAASAGGGGGKKAVKPASKKKDLTAGTAVAAGDGRKCLHCQTDKTPQWRTGPLGPKTLCNACGVRYKSGRLVPEYRPAASPTFVVSKHSNSHRKVLELRRQKELQQQQLFHAGGVASFYDGPMPVAAAAADDDDDFLIHGPDFRHLI
- the LOC103992778 gene encoding jasmonate-induced oxygenase 4 isoform X2, whose protein sequence is MLPPPEFRAPPPSPVAGVHPHGLDSPDGDDEFAGFLSHSLRVPKLNLPHRIFPQEATAWNPPAIDFRPLISPGDAESGAADLVKSAAAAFGCFQLVNHGISAGLVAAVGAAACPAFGIPLESRTKAARSPERRWGFEVEEEGEGEEFLWWCRSGMGDRRELAAIWPRSYKDFSDKVEGLWCEIQKIASRVEEVLLGKKAGREEEAADGSLLCLHKHAPNGSHNGGIKHELLRMLVRSWSCSCDLSLHLPGGASEFHIYSKRGWYRFCPENAAVVVTVGDQIQACSGGFYKHVIGKPVLKKGDPQDSISMAFHHTTHQAIVHGISRPNLHSEKEKTISLAEQIMVAACLAIAYHIIAFFFCRS
- the LOC103992778 gene encoding jasmonate-induced oxygenase 4 isoform X1 — protein: MASSPLKAMLPPPEFRAPPPSPVAGVHPHGLDSPDGDDEFAGFLSHSLRVPKLNLPHRIFPQEATAWNPPAIDFRPLISPGDAESGAADLVKSAAAAFGCFQLVNHGISAGLVAAVGAAACPAFGIPLESRTKAARSPERRWGFEVEEEGEGEEFLWWCRSGMGDRRELAAIWPRSYKDFSDKVEGLWCEIQKIASRVEEVLLGKKAGREEEAADGSLLCLHKHAPNGSHNGGIKHELLRMLVRSWSCSCDLSLHLPGGASEFHIYSKRGWYRFCPENAAVVVTVGDQIQACSGGFYKHVIGKPVLKKGDPQDSISMAFHHTTHQAIVHGISRPNLHSEKEKTISLAEQIMVAACLAIAYHIIAFFFCRS
- the LOC135642744 gene encoding GATA transcription factor 9-like isoform X2, whose translation is METPEYFHGGFYRGGNPQCGPEKKAGGCGGGGEDQFSLEDLLDFSNEEEDETGGTLAAAGNSTDSSTVTAVDSCSNSFSGLEPHFSNDLVCRSLADASRSGDLCEPYEELAELEWLSNFVEESFSSEDLHKLHPISGVSSTTTGSSSTTTAAAATRAEVSAHTQVAAGGRVNHVAPFRPEAIVPGKARSKRSRAAPCSWSSRLLVLSPSLATASSPESELIVPASAAAASAGGGGGKKAVKPASKKKDLTAGTAVAAGDGRKCLHCQTDKTPQWRTGPLGPKTLCNACGVRYKSGRLVPEYRPAASPTFVVSKHSNSHRKVLELRRQKELQQQQLFHAGGVASFYDGPMPVAAAAADDDDDFLIHGPDFRHLI
- the LOC103992779 gene encoding uncharacterized protein LOC103992779 isoform X2; its protein translation is MASVAKKRRIEAKKGNVPSLAVKDNAAASSTGSPIPTAPARVQLQIQQAKKFAVTQAQQEGCLGNYRSFDSPFGNYLVPVIPTRADLFGFHARENNWTSLPRS
- the LOC103992779 gene encoding uncharacterized protein LOC103992779 isoform X1, which produces MASVAKKRRIEAKKGNVPSLAVKDNAAASSTGSPIQIPTAPARVQLQIQQAKKFAVTQAQQEGCLGNYRSFDSPFGNYLVPVIPTRADLFGFHARENNWTSLPRS